One genomic window of Blastocatellia bacterium includes the following:
- the mltG gene encoding endolytic transglycosylase MltG — translation MKRLLKTSVLSILILLAIASAIVFWGYKQLIKPNNHSQVIITIEVGMSRRAIVDLLVKQGIVSSSWPLLVYLRLNPEKSKLQAGDYLFESPITALEVIAKLNQGLVVTQQITIPEGYDKFDIIQALTDAQIDSQKEIEKAIANIDLIKDLDPEAKDLEGYLFPDTYTYTRQQKAPQIIAAMVKRFRQTLTPERQERIKARGMTLHQVITMASLVEKEAKINEERPTIAAVFYNRLKREMRLDCDPTFIYAAKVAKEWDGQVNNPIHRKRESPYNTYYITGLPIGPIASSGLKSIDAALYPSEVDYLYFVANGVDGHHNFSRTESEHLTAVAAYRRQKKQQNQGN, via the coding sequence ATGAAACGTTTATTAAAAACATCAGTTTTATCTATATTAATATTACTAGCAATAGCTAGTGCAATAGTCTTTTGGGGCTATAAACAACTAATAAAACCAAATAATCATAGTCAAGTAATAATCACTATTGAAGTAGGAATGAGCCGACGAGCAATTGTAGATTTGTTAGTAAAACAAGGGATTGTTAGTAGTAGCTGGCCCCTGTTGGTTTACTTAAGGTTAAATCCAGAAAAAAGTAAGTTACAAGCAGGTGATTATTTATTTGAGTCCCCAATTACCGCATTAGAAGTAATAGCTAAACTAAACCAAGGTTTGGTGGTTACTCAACAAATAACTATTCCTGAAGGTTATGATAAGTTTGACATAATCCAAGCTCTAACGGATGCTCAAATTGATAGTCAAAAAGAAATTGAAAAAGCTATTGCTAATATAGATTTAATAAAAGATTTAGACCCTGAAGCAAAAGATTTAGAAGGATATTTATTTCCTGATACTTACACCTACACTCGTCAACAAAAAGCACCTCAAATTATTGCTGCCATGGTAAAACGCTTTCGCCAAACTCTAACACCTGAACGTCAAGAACGTATCAAAGCAAGGGGAATGACTTTGCATCAAGTAATAACAATGGCATCTTTGGTAGAAAAAGAAGCAAAAATCAATGAGGAACGCCCAACTATTGCGGCTGTTTTTTATAATCGGCTTAAGCGCGAAATGAGATTAGATTGTGATCCTACTTTTATTTATGCAGCTAAAGTAGCTAAAGAATGGGATGGACAAGTAAATAATCCTATACACCGTAAACGTGAATCACCTTATAACACTTATTATATAACTGGGCTTCCTATTGGCCCGATCGCTTCATCTGGCCTGAAATCAATAGATGCAGCCCTTTATCCATCTGAGGTAGATTATTTATATTTTGTTGCTAATGGTGTGGATGGTCATCATAATTTTTCACGAACCGAATCCGAGCATTTAACAGCAGTTGCTGCTTACCGTCGACAAAAGAAACAACAAAATCAAGGTAATTAA
- a CDS encoding exo-alpha-sialidase, with translation MSHSFRLGLILAIATSFILASLVFTSDVVDAQSQKQPINRREQIKKEIDTKGIKKGKDIARELRYPRYRPASYSQQNIMEEELSRRTRIYEEKMGISPKNKDKRPAWQYSPTKFDKLSVANKKLALSKKHAWMLKPHVFKNLSSGGKRAALLRNSLTSSSNTKEKFSPAYTSQQLTNLGGNVAVNKPELDNILRTQSESSIAIRGNNVIVSFNDISENRNTCGYSFSTDGGNTFEQKSIPEPIDQINLGDGVVAYGPNGELYYALLALKGSNFNSLVGVTKSTDNGATFQGLGDASNTLNNEINFHDKEWIAVDNTNTATRGNIYASWTVFGETDTFIAVSTSTDGGQTFSSPINISGNDSFGVQGSMPMVGPNGEVYVAFSFIGIDFNSGNIVSSVSLVKSTDGGKTFSPAKSIANTNMFPFFSATGGDGVRCNGFPSISVDKEGRVHIAYADSSRNAREDRSDIFYIRSTDGGTTFSQPLKVNDDITGTTQINPSVAVAGDGTVAIRWWDRRNDTVNDSLTDVYMAFSKDNGASFGKNFRITDHNWVFSPSETSDYHGDYDGLVADDSNFYMSWSDERRGDQDVYFTQIATNRDVNAADFNLSTTKTFDNTIAGSKVDYSLSTSAINGNRERLSLRAEPAIAGLTYSFNSSSINAGDSAILSVSTANTVAAGTYFITVTATGSNSVRRTNLRLTVYSSNRRATSPINISNTRGNSFIASGIKMDSKNILHTVYEDDTDFAALGATQVFYRQSTDGGKTYSDPLTLSTTGDFFNTSPNLVVDTAGNIYVVWVGDIQILFTKSTDGGKTFSRPIAIGSESGFAFISAVAVDNKNNVMVSYAGFEFDNQSSRFGLFAARSSDGGTSFAQPVIVFEETNDKILLTSIPYLAFNSKGAVFIVYNTATFAPTSTRVEINLVSSKNGQKFKKAKVVSDSSLQSFQPHIAFSQNNAMYLSFYESVRVGGAIRRDVQLLTSTNNGKTFTPKLNISKSGSATAPYTAVDSQGNPTLVWQEISGTTGRDILLSSSNNRGQNFGTIINISGNSGSSLLPTATFDNKDMLFVGWNDDSSANSEIFISSTPK, from the coding sequence ATGAGTCATAGTTTTAGGCTAGGATTAATTTTAGCAATTGCTACTAGTTTTATTTTGGCATCATTAGTATTTACTAGTGATGTTGTTGATGCACAAAGCCAAAAACAACCAATAAATAGACGAGAACAAATAAAAAAGGAAATTGACACTAAAGGTATTAAAAAAGGAAAAGATATTGCTAGAGAACTGCGATATCCTCGTTATCGTCCAGCAAGTTATAGTCAACAAAACATCATGGAGGAAGAACTTTCCAGACGGACAAGAATTTATGAAGAAAAAATGGGAATTTCTCCTAAAAACAAAGATAAAAGACCTGCTTGGCAATATAGTCCAACAAAATTTGATAAATTGTCTGTGGCAAATAAAAAACTGGCATTAAGCAAAAAACACGCCTGGATGCTTAAACCTCATGTTTTTAAGAATCTTTCTTCTGGTGGTAAAAGAGCAGCACTTTTACGTAATAGTTTGACAAGTTCATCTAACACTAAAGAGAAATTTTCACCAGCCTATACTAGTCAGCAATTAACAAATTTAGGTGGTAATGTAGCGGTTAACAAGCCTGAACTTGACAATATACTACGTACTCAAAGCGAATCATCAATTGCTATTAGAGGTAATAATGTAATAGTTTCTTTTAATGATATTTCAGAAAATAGAAATACTTGTGGTTATAGTTTTTCTACTGATGGAGGAAACACTTTTGAGCAAAAGTCTATTCCTGAACCAATAGATCAAATTAATTTAGGTGATGGAGTGGTAGCTTATGGGCCAAATGGGGAACTTTATTATGCTTTGCTTGCATTAAAAGGCTCAAACTTTAATTCTTTAGTTGGAGTTACTAAATCTACTGATAATGGTGCTACATTTCAAGGCTTAGGCGATGCTAGCAACACATTAAATAATGAGATCAATTTTCATGATAAAGAATGGATTGCTGTTGATAACACCAACACAGCCACTAGAGGAAATATTTATGCTAGTTGGACGGTTTTTGGAGAAACAGACACATTTATTGCTGTTTCAACTTCTACTGATGGAGGACAAACTTTTAGTAGCCCAATAAATATTAGTGGAAATGATAGTTTTGGTGTTCAAGGCTCTATGCCTATGGTTGGGCCAAATGGCGAAGTTTATGTGGCTTTCTCTTTTATAGGCATAGATTTTAATAGCGGGAATATAGTCAGTAGCGTTTCTTTAGTTAAATCAACAGATGGTGGTAAAACTTTTAGTCCAGCTAAAAGTATTGCTAACACAAATATGTTTCCTTTTTTTAGTGCGACTGGTGGCGATGGAGTGCGCTGTAATGGGTTCCCAAGTATATCAGTGGATAAAGAAGGACGTGTACATATTGCTTATGCTGATTCTTCACGAAATGCAAGAGAAGATCGTAGCGATATTTTTTATATTCGCTCAACCGATGGAGGCACAACTTTTAGCCAACCATTAAAAGTAAATGATGATATTACTGGCACAACACAAATTAACCCATCAGTAGCGGTTGCTGGTGATGGTACGGTAGCAATTAGGTGGTGGGATCGTCGTAATGACACTGTTAATGATAGTTTGACAGATGTTTATATGGCTTTTTCTAAAGATAATGGTGCTAGTTTTGGTAAAAACTTCCGCATTACTGATCATAACTGGGTGTTTAGCCCTTCGGAAACTTCAGATTATCATGGTGATTATGATGGTTTAGTTGCAGATGATAGTAATTTTTATATGTCCTGGAGTGATGAACGTCGTGGAGATCAAGATGTCTACTTTACTCAAATAGCCACAAACCGAGATGTTAATGCAGCAGACTTTAACCTTTCTACAACAAAGACTTTTGATAATACAATTGCTGGCAGCAAAGTAGATTATTCTTTGTCTACATCTGCGATTAATGGTAATCGTGAGCGTCTTAGCTTAAGGGCTGAACCAGCAATTGCTGGCCTAACTTATAGCTTTAATAGTAGTTCAATTAATGCTGGTGATTCTGCTATTCTTAGTGTTTCTACTGCTAATACTGTTGCGGCTGGAACTTATTTTATTACTGTTACTGCAACAGGTAGTAATTCTGTAAGAAGAACTAATTTGCGCTTAACTGTTTATAGTTCAAATCGTAGAGCCACTTCACCTATAAATATTAGCAATACTCGTGGAAATAGTTTTATTGCTTCAGGTATTAAGATGGACAGCAAAAATATTTTGCATACAGTTTATGAAGATGACACAGATTTTGCTGCCCTAGGTGCAACACAAGTCTTTTATCGTCAATCAACCGATGGAGGAAAAACTTATTCTGACCCTCTGACCCTTTCAACAACAGGAGATTTTTTTAATACTAGTCCTAATCTAGTTGTTGACACAGCAGGAAATATTTATGTAGTTTGGGTGGGTGACATACAAATATTGTTTACTAAATCAACTGACGGTGGCAAGACCTTTTCTAGGCCAATAGCAATAGGGTCTGAATCAGGCTTTGCTTTTATCTCTGCTGTGGCAGTAGATAACAAAAATAATGTAATGGTTAGCTATGCAGGCTTTGAATTTGATAACCAAAGTTCGCGCTTTGGGCTATTTGCTGCTCGCTCAAGTGATGGAGGAACTAGTTTTGCTCAACCTGTAATAGTTTTTGAAGAAACCAACGATAAAATATTATTAACCTCTATACCTTACTTAGCTTTTAATTCTAAAGGTGCAGTGTTTATTGTTTATAATACTGCTACATTTGCTCCAACTTCAACTAGGGTAGAAATTAACTTAGTTAGCTCAAAAAATGGTCAAAAATTTAAGAAAGCAAAAGTTGTTTCTGATTCAAGTTTACAATCTTTCCAACCACACATTGCTTTCTCTCAAAATAATGCTATGTATTTGTCATTTTATGAGTCTGTTAGGGTTGGAGGTGCAATAAGAAGAGATGTTCAATTACTTACTTCTACTAATAATGGGAAAACTTTTACTCCAAAACTAAATATATCTAAATCTGGTAGTGCAACCGCACCTTACACGGCTGTTGATAGTCAAGGTAATCCAACTCTTGTGTGGCAAGAAATAAGTGGAACTACTGGACGCGACATTTTACTTTCTAGCTCAAATAATAGAGGTCAAAACTTTGGAACTATAATAAATATATCTGGAAATTCTGGATCTTCTCTACTACCTACAGCTACTTTTGATAATAAAGATATGTTGTTTGTTGGCTGGAATGATGATTCTAGTGCTAACTCAGAAATATTTATTTCCTCTACACCAAAATAA
- a CDS encoding RNA polymerase sigma factor, with protein MSKSDEELMQQFQTGNETAFVTIYERYKLAIYRFLYRRLGNQARAEDITQEVFVAIIEHCREWRQESSFKTYLYRIAHNRAISEIRRSEYKVMVDADNEANAERVSKVAAPNSSPATSLEQQELQIKVQRALMMVEIEYREPIILREYEELSYEEISAILEIPIGTVKSRIFRGKVELKKLLEPMLSNTPEQVRKPPNVGLSSGVSDNIRT; from the coding sequence ATGAGTAAATCCGATGAGGAACTCATGCAGCAGTTCCAAACAGGAAATGAGACAGCATTTGTCACCATTTATGAACGGTACAAATTGGCTATCTATCGTTTTCTTTATCGTAGACTAGGAAATCAAGCACGAGCAGAAGATATTACACAAGAAGTTTTTGTAGCGATAATTGAACATTGTAGAGAATGGCGACAAGAATCATCTTTTAAGACTTATCTTTATCGTATTGCTCATAATCGTGCTATCTCTGAAATTCGACGTAGTGAGTATAAAGTTATGGTGGATGCTGATAATGAAGCAAATGCAGAACGAGTTTCTAAGGTTGCAGCACCAAATTCTTCTCCTGCTACATCTCTAGAACAACAAGAACTACAGATAAAAGTTCAACGTGCTTTAATGATGGTAGAAATAGAATATCGTGAACCCATAATTTTACGTGAGTATGAAGAATTAAGTTATGAGGAGATTTCAGCAATATTAGAAATACCTATTGGTACTGTAAAATCAAGAATTTTTAGAGGTAAAGTAGAGTTAAAAAAATTATTGGAACCAATGCTTTCTAATACTCCTGAACAAGTGCGAAAACCTCCAAATGTCGGACTATCATCAGGAGTATCAGATAATATTAGAACTTAG
- a CDS encoding GAF domain-containing protein — protein sequence MSKFNFQGWYEQTLAEKARLEAELSRVSKLSEVLSSLSTTDRTRRLQQTSELSSVFLDKEFEQLSTLNKKIQVLYFLVDTIRSLSAESNLTKRQNLILERAAELVDADQGALFLVDSANNNLKIRVRDQERLETQEFPSNVGLAGYVASSGRTVMVSDTSKNQHFYSEIDEKPVYRVKNMIATPLRDESGNIIAVIEVFNKNTGSFSSEDEYLLQAFAAQAATVLNDKIDDDSSSFTVSKTMLLIMKALASGLDTDNLLQSLMKKTSQVMNADRSTLFLIDFNTRELWSKVAQGTGINEIRFPMELGIAGYVATKGELVNIPEAYDDARFNKDIDIKTGYRTKTILCAPIRNDVGKIIGVLQVLNKTEGTFDDKDERLIGAFTTQVGKVLKSAQFLINLITIMEQMGDNK from the coding sequence ATGAGCAAATTTAACTTTCAAGGTTGGTATGAGCAAACTTTAGCTGAAAAGGCCAGATTAGAAGCAGAATTATCACGTGTTTCTAAACTTTCTGAAGTTTTATCTTCTTTATCTACAACAGATAGAACACGTCGCTTGCAACAAACCAGCGAACTTAGTTCTGTGTTTTTAGATAAAGAGTTTGAACAACTTTCTACATTAAATAAAAAAATTCAAGTATTGTATTTTCTAGTAGATACAATTCGCAGTCTTTCGGCAGAAAGTAATCTTACTAAACGCCAAAATTTAATTTTAGAACGTGCCGCTGAGCTTGTAGATGCTGATCAAGGCGCGCTTTTTCTAGTAGATTCAGCTAATAATAATTTGAAAATTAGAGTAAGAGATCAAGAAAGACTAGAAACTCAAGAATTCCCTTCAAATGTTGGGTTAGCAGGTTATGTTGCTTCTAGCGGTAGAACCGTTATGGTTTCAGATACTAGTAAAAATCAGCATTTCTACTCAGAAATTGATGAAAAACCCGTTTATAGAGTAAAAAATATGATTGCAACCCCTTTACGGGATGAATCAGGTAATATTATTGCTGTCATAGAAGTATTTAATAAAAATACTGGAAGCTTTTCTTCTGAAGATGAATATTTATTGCAAGCTTTTGCTGCTCAAGCTGCAACAGTTCTAAATGATAAAATTGATGATGACTCCTCTAGCTTTACTGTTAGCAAAACCATGTTACTAATTATGAAAGCTTTAGCTAGTGGTTTAGATACAGATAATTTACTACAGTCTTTAATGAAGAAAACTTCTCAAGTAATGAATGCTGATCGTAGTACACTTTTCTTAATCGATTTTAACACCAGAGAACTTTGGTCAAAAGTAGCTCAAGGAACAGGAATTAATGAAATTCGCTTTCCTATGGAGTTAGGTATTGCTGGTTATGTTGCTACTAAAGGTGAACTAGTAAATATTCCTGAAGCTTATGATGATGCTCGTTTTAATAAAGATATTGATATTAAAACAGGTTATAGAACTAAAACTATTCTTTGCGCCCCTATTAGAAATGATGTAGGAAAAATTATTGGTGTTCTGCAAGTCTTAAATAAAACTGAAGGTACTTTTGATGACAAAGATGAGCGTCTTATAGGAGCTTTTACTACACAAGTAGGAAAAGTTTTAAAGAGTGCGCAATTTTTAATCAACTTAATTACTATTATGGAACAAATGGGAGATAATAAATAA
- a CDS encoding HAMP domain-containing histidine kinase, with translation MPPTIEELQQQLDRLHTILASNQRFWLTGMMMGNFIHDLNNPLTSVNGNVELLQINPIMADPKIKKRIDTINNGVKRLSEKLRELQLFTKTTSSETLININDLVKEAVHVAGYLPKPNKLPITLNLDSKLLTFTGNAYKLAQALLMIIDNALDSITYITNPEISVSTSQDLAGKILIKITNNGSMISKELEEKIFEPFFSTKTNALGMGLTVAREMILSNLGTLTFTSNETQTEFIITLPVK, from the coding sequence ATGCCCCCAACTATAGAAGAATTACAACAACAATTAGACCGATTACATACTATTCTAGCAAGCAATCAAAGGTTTTGGCTAACTGGGATGATGATGGGAAATTTTATTCATGACTTAAACAACCCTCTTACTTCGGTTAATGGCAATGTTGAATTACTGCAAATTAATCCTATAATGGCTGATCCAAAAATTAAAAAACGTATTGATACTATAAACAATGGAGTTAAACGATTATCAGAAAAACTACGAGAATTACAGCTTTTTACTAAAACAACCTCATCTGAAACATTGATTAATATTAATGATTTAGTAAAAGAAGCTGTTCATGTTGCAGGATATTTACCTAAGCCGAATAAATTACCAATTACACTAAATTTAGATTCTAAACTCTTAACTTTTACTGGTAATGCCTACAAACTAGCCCAAGCACTATTAATGATTATAGATAATGCTTTAGATAGCATTACTTATATTACTAACCCAGAAATAAGCGTTAGCACTAGTCAAGATTTGGCAGGTAAAATATTAATTAAGATTACCAATAATGGTTCAATGATTTCTAAAGAATTAGAAGAAAAGATTTTTGAACCATTTTTTTCTACTAAAACCAATGCTTTAGGAATGGGTTTAACTGTAGCCCGCGAAATGATTTTATCTAATTTAGGTACTCTTACTTTTACTAGTAATGAAACGCAAACAGAATTTATTATAACTCTGCCAGTAAAATAG
- a CDS encoding B-box zinc finger protein, translating into MSTQNEIWQVMIDDQVYEADTETLKEWASEGRILPTDKVKKGSLAWNDANRVPMLRAIFAGQPIPPSVAKTPSTQPNQTNNLTSPNPPNFPSNNSYNNSVSAPITPITPMTAPLAPPSPIPVFNPAAAMPMATGVCRNHPQVPAKFVCRVCSAMFCQDCPKKMGSMAICTACGDMCNKVSDIAEKATAVAQTVNYYGQGKDFGVDEFVKAAKYPFQHLISLISGAITYAFLVLGSQIGFGSFMATVMATVFLFGCMSLTIRQVAMGRMERNFMPDFSAFSFFDDVIKPLLLSIGVSIVSVLPVVVLFFALSSVGGFFAPKEPAYVPEEEVLSQEDIKGLIDGNDAERDLETAKKLQKLEPTRDIGVRSLEKEEREQKEETVDLSEQFNNNYLRQVVGAGLIFILVIGLGLLWAFFYYPMAITIAGFTQDFWSVVNPIVGIDTMRRMGMVYVKAFLMYAAMFIAGSTIKIGIFILMAPIVAIPFFGMAVYETVAAIFTFYFSLVISCILGLALYKCAEELDIAVDK; encoded by the coding sequence ATGAGTACACAAAATGAGATTTGGCAAGTAATGATTGATGATCAAGTTTATGAGGCTGATACAGAAACATTAAAAGAATGGGCATCCGAAGGTAGGATCTTGCCAACAGATAAAGTAAAAAAAGGTAGCTTAGCTTGGAATGATGCTAATCGTGTCCCTATGCTTAGAGCTATTTTTGCAGGCCAGCCAATTCCGCCTAGTGTAGCAAAAACACCATCAACACAACCAAATCAAACTAATAATTTAACATCTCCTAACCCTCCTAATTTTCCTAGCAATAATTCTTATAATAATTCTGTTTCTGCTCCAATAACGCCAATAACGCCAATGACTGCTCCATTAGCTCCTCCTTCTCCCATACCAGTTTTTAATCCTGCTGCCGCTATGCCAATGGCAACAGGAGTTTGCCGAAATCACCCTCAAGTACCTGCTAAATTTGTTTGTCGTGTTTGCAGTGCTATGTTTTGTCAGGATTGTCCTAAAAAGATGGGAAGTATGGCAATTTGTACTGCTTGTGGTGATATGTGTAATAAAGTTTCTGATATAGCAGAAAAAGCTACCGCAGTAGCTCAAACAGTAAATTATTATGGGCAAGGAAAAGATTTTGGAGTAGATGAATTTGTTAAAGCTGCTAAATATCCCTTTCAACACTTAATTTCCTTAATATCTGGTGCAATTACTTATGCTTTTCTTGTTTTAGGTAGTCAAATAGGTTTTGGTTCTTTTATGGCAACAGTTATGGCAACAGTTTTTCTTTTTGGGTGTATGTCTTTAACTATTAGGCAAGTAGCAATGGGACGTATGGAACGTAACTTTATGCCAGACTTTAGCGCGTTTTCCTTTTTTGATGATGTAATTAAGCCTTTGCTTTTAAGTATAGGAGTAAGCATTGTTAGTGTTTTACCTGTAGTGGTTTTGTTTTTTGCTTTGTCTTCAGTAGGTGGTTTTTTTGCCCCTAAAGAGCCTGCCTATGTTCCTGAAGAAGAAGTTCTTAGCCAAGAAGATATTAAAGGGCTAATTGATGGTAATGATGCAGAACGTGATTTAGAAACTGCCAAAAAACTACAAAAATTAGAGCCAACACGAGATATTGGAGTCAGATCTTTAGAAAAAGAAGAAAGAGAACAGAAAGAAGAAACTGTAGATCTTAGTGAACAATTTAATAATAATTACTTAAGACAAGTGGTAGGTGCTGGTTTAATATTTATTTTAGTTATTGGTTTAGGGCTACTTTGGGCTTTTTTCTATTATCCAATGGCAATAACAATTGCAGGATTTACTCAAGATTTCTGGTCGGTTGTTAATCCTATAGTGGGAATAGACACTATGCGTAGAATGGGTATGGTTTATGTTAAAGCTTTTTTAATGTATGCAGCTATGTTTATTGCTGGTAGTACAATAAAAATAGGAATATTTATACTTATGGCTCCTATAGTAGCAATACCATTTTTTGGTATGGCAGTTTATGAAACTGTAGCAGCCATTTTTACCTTTTATTTTAGTTTAGTAATTTCTTGTATTTTAGGGTTAGCTCTTTATAAATGTGCTGAAGAATTAGATATTGCTGTAGATAAATAA
- a CDS encoding MBL fold metallo-hydrolase → MKLIYLTLLLTFVFLTTNNVCSSSKKDKSDHMVKKLNIQILSTMVADSGIGEWGFAAIVTADNYKILFDTGALPDTVLKNARELDVNLADVQDIILSHNHSDHTGGLLELRQAYMKEAPKALSRAHVGAGIFWSRPNKSGTEANDMLELKPSYKALGGTFVEHTKPTEIAPGVWVTGTIPRIYPEKNISGSGKTISPTGVIDDNIPEELSLVINTVDGLVVISGCGHAGIINTLEHACKSVKNAPILAAIGGFHLFAATDQELDWTAKKLKELNTKNFIGAHCTGLEAVYRIRQQASLSRKTCVVGAVGATFSLDKGINPLYLAQ, encoded by the coding sequence ATGAAACTTATTTATTTAACTTTACTTTTAACATTTGTATTTCTTACTACTAATAATGTCTGTAGCTCATCTAAAAAAGACAAAAGTGATCATATGGTTAAAAAGCTTAATATACAAATACTTTCTACTATGGTAGCAGATTCTGGAATTGGTGAATGGGGGTTTGCTGCAATTGTAACAGCAGATAATTACAAAATACTTTTTGATACAGGGGCATTACCCGATACAGTGTTAAAAAATGCTCGTGAACTAGATGTAAATTTAGCAGATGTTCAAGATATAATTTTAAGTCATAACCATTCAGACCATACAGGAGGACTATTAGAGCTTAGACAAGCTTATATGAAAGAAGCTCCTAAGGCACTTTCTCGCGCACATGTAGGAGCAGGAATATTTTGGAGCAGACCAAATAAATCTGGAACAGAAGCTAATGATATGCTAGAACTTAAACCTAGCTATAAAGCTTTAGGTGGAACTTTTGTTGAACATACGAAGCCAACAGAAATTGCTCCAGGTGTTTGGGTTACAGGAACAATTCCACGTATCTATCCAGAAAAAAATATTAGCGGCTCAGGGAAAACTATCTCTCCCACAGGGGTTATTGATGATAATATTCCCGAAGAATTATCACTAGTAATTAATACAGTTGATGGATTAGTAGTAATTTCTGGCTGTGGTCATGCAGGTATTATTAATACATTAGAGCATGCATGTAAGTCAGTCAAAAATGCACCTATTCTAGCAGCAATAGGCGGCTTTCATCTTTTTGCTGCTACAGATCAAGAACTTGATTGGACAGCAAAGAAATTAAAAGAACTTAATACTAAAAATTTTATTGGAGCGCATTGCACAGGATTAGAGGCTGTTTATCGTATTCGTCAACAAGCTTCACTCAGTCGCAAAACTTGTGTTGTTGGAGCAGTTGGAGCAACTTTTAGCTTAGATAAAGGTATTAATCCTTTATATTTAGCCCAGTAG
- the ruvX gene encoding Holliday junction resolvase RuvX, which produces MRILAIDYGEKRLGLAVSDELMMTARPLVTLSRIPKETALNQIKQYVEDLEVNQIIVGLPLRLDGTKGDSAAKVEKFVAQLSASLSCPITTWDERLTSYEAEERMKEFGLSLKQRQAKIDQFAALIILEDYLSNLPK; this is translated from the coding sequence ATGCGAATACTAGCTATTGATTATGGAGAGAAAAGACTTGGTTTAGCTGTTAGCGATGAGCTAATGATGACAGCACGCCCATTAGTTACACTCTCACGAATACCAAAAGAAACAGCCTTAAATCAAATAAAACAATATGTTGAAGACTTAGAAGTTAATCAAATTATTGTAGGCTTACCGCTTAGGCTAGATGGAACAAAAGGAGATTCCGCAGCAAAAGTAGAAAAATTTGTTGCTCAACTTTCAGCTTCTTTATCTTGTCCAATAACTACTTGGGATGAACGGCTTACTTCTTATGAAGCAGAAGAAAGAATGAAAGAATTTGGACTAAGCTTAAAACAGCGACAAGCTAAAATTGATCAGTTTGCAGCATTAATAATTTTGGAAGACTATCTTTCTAATTTGCCTAAGTAA